The following are encoded together in the Argopecten irradians isolate NY chromosome 5, Ai_NY, whole genome shotgun sequence genome:
- the LOC138324042 gene encoding GTP-binding protein Rhes-like yields MDCQKLMSRPWNLHISAQNTTSCNPDNLEGNCLCWAPNFTTPKMALIEQGDSAPPENCQRLVVLGSSKVGKTSLVNRFLYNKFDDNYTPTIEDFHRKVYRIKGEAYRLDLLDTSGNHPFPAMRRLSMITGDLFVLVYSIDNRDSFEEVTKLCKQVQECKSQCRKETKRLAQVPMMIVGNKCDREKNRVIDSSEPEMLMEAFHHCGFLETSAKKNINVEESFQSLFDLAKLPVEMSPSLHRRVQPSYIGGNTSQSGKRGVSIRRKMSDACGTIAPNVRRPSIRTDLLVAQMRTNTGGSASKMPSTSDRPRTEFRCVLQ; encoded by the exons atggacTGTCAGAAGCTAATGAG TCGTCCATGGAACCTTCATATCAGTGCTCAGAATACTACTTCCTGTAACCCTGACAACCTTGAAGGCAATTGCTTGTGCTGGGCACCAAACTTTACGACACCCAAAATGGCGTTGATTGAACAAGGAGATTCAGCTCCGCCTGAAAATTGTCAGCGTCTTGTGGTTCTGGGATCGAGTAAAGTGGGTAAAACATCTTTGGTAAACAGGTTTCTGTATAATAAGTTCGACGATAATTACACACCAACGATTGAAGATTTCCACAGGAAAGTTTACCGAATAAAAGGGGAAGCATATCGCTTGGACTTACTAGATACTTCCGGTAATCATCCATTTCCGGCCATGAGGAGACTTTCTATGATAACAG gTGACTTGTTTGTCCTCGTCTACAGTATCGACAACAGGGATTCTTTCGAGGAAGTGACAAAACTGTGTAAACAGGTCCAAGAGTGTAAGAGTCAGTGTAGGAAAGAAACAAAGCGGCTGGCACAGGTTCCTATGATGATTGTGGGCAATAAATGCGACAGAGAAAAGAACAGAGTCATAGACTCTTCAGAACCAGAAATGCTCATGGAAGCATTCCATCATTGTGGTTTTCTAGAAACTTCCGCCAAAAAGAACATCAACGTTGAAGAATCATTTCAATCTTTATTTGATCTCGCCAAGTTACCTGTAGAAATGAGTCCATCATTACATCGGCGGGTTCAACCCTCGTATATCGGTGGAAACACCTCGCAATCGGGAAAACGAGGAGTATCTATAAGACGTAAAATGTCTGACGCATGTGGCACTATTGCGCCCAATGTACGGCGACCTAGTATTCGAACGGACTTGCTTGTGGCTCAAATGCGCACAAACACTGGTGGTAGTGCTTCTAAAATGCCGTCAACTAGTGATAGACCGAGGACTGAGTTCAGATGTGTGCTACAGTGA